AATCGGCCCCCTACACGGGCCAACTCTGGGCGATGCTCGCCCAGCGGATGGGGTTTCACTACGGCGACAACCTCGCGATCGAGGAGGGCGAGTACACCGCGCGCCTCGATATCAACCCCGCCGGGGCCCGCGGGGTCGGTCGGTTGGAGGGGTTGTTCGAGGAGCCCCGCACTGCCGAGATCGACTTCGAGTACACGAGCGACGACGTCTACGACCTGACGTTCGATCTCGTCGAGGAGAGCCGCCGGGGAAATCGCGGGGAACTCCCCCTGATGGACCACGAGGGGATGGCCCACGGGGGCGACGGCGACCACACCCACGGCGGGATGGCCCGGCCGACGGTCCCGCCGGCCGACTCGTTTCCCGCCGAGGTGCTCGGAACCGGCGAGAGCGGGGACGCGACGTTCGTCGTCGCCAGCGAACCCGCACGGTTCGACGAGCCCACGCTCGTGGTCTCGCCGCGAACGCCCCACAACCGGACCATGCTCCCGCTGATGGCGCTGTCGGCGACCGTCCAGAGGGGGACGGAGACGGTCTTCGAGGGGGCTCTCGAAAGCAGGCTCGATACTGAACTGGGGTTTCACTACGGCGCGCCCGTCGGGATCGACGGGGGCGAGACGATCCGGATCGATATCGAGTCGGTCCCGCAGGTCGCCCGCCACGACGGCTACGAGACGGCCTTCTTCGAGATGCCGCCGGTCGAGATCGAAAACTGACTACTCGACGTAGTCGATGTCCTGTAGCTGACCGGTACTTTGCTCCTGTTGGCCCTCGTCCTCGCGGCCGTAGATCTGCGGGGAGTCGACCCCGGTAACGACGATCATGGTGCGCATCGCGCCGTCGAGTTCCTCGTCGACGGAGGTGCCCCAGATGATGCGGGCGTCGGGATCGATCCGCTCGTAGATCTCCTCGACGACGCCTTCTGCCTCCTCGATACTCATGTCGTTGCCACCGGTGACGTTGACCAGCGCGGAGTTCGCCCCGGAGATGTCGACGTCAAGCAGCGGAGAGCGAAGTGCCGACTTGACCGAGTCCTTCGCCTTCGATTCCGAATCGCTCTCGCCGAGTCCGATCATGGCGACCCCGCCTTTCTCCATGACGGTGCGAACGTCCGCGAAGTCGAGGTTCACTAATCCGGGTTTGGTGATCAGCTCGGTAATGCCCTTGACCGAGCGCATGAGCACCTCGTCTGCGACCTTGAACGCCTGGCGCACCGGCAGTTTACCGACGGCGTCGAGCAGGCGGTCGTTCGGCACGACGATCACGGTGTCGGCGACGTCTCGCAGCCGTTCGAGGCCGGCCTCGGCGTTGGTGCGTCGGACCTCGCCCTCGGCCGTGAACGGCGTCGTGACGATGGCGATGGTGAGCGCGCCCGACTCGCGGGCGGCTTTGGCGACGACGGGGGCCGAACCGGTGCCGGTCCCGCCGCCCAGACCCGCGGTCACGAAGACCATGTCCGAGCCCTGAATCGCGTCGTTGACCTCGTCCTGGCTCTCGAGGGCGGCCTCCTCGCCCACTTGGGGGAGTGACCCCGCGCCCCGGCCGCGCGTTTTCTGTTCGCCAAGCAGGATCTTGGTGTCGGCCTCGATCTCCACGAGGTGCTGGACGTCCGTGTTGGCGGCGACCAGCTTCGCGCCGTGGATGCCCTCCTCTTCCATCCGGTCGACCGTGTTGCCGCCCGCACCGCCACAGCCGACCACCGTTATATTGGTCTGGAGGTCCTCCAGTACGTCCCGAAGCTCCTCGTCGGTCATCTGGCCCGACTGGCTGACCTCGGGGGCGACGCCGTCCTCGGCGTCCTCTCGTGTCGCCGCCTGCTCCGCCTCGTCGCTCTCGACGGCGTCCTGAATGATCGAGTCCATTGTCTTGCGCGCTCGTAATGTACCCATCGTAATGATTGTTCCCGTTTACGTCCGACGAGCGTCCGACTCTCAGGCCCGATAGGACAGCTCTCGGACCCGCTCTGAGGTTACTGCCTCGGGCTCGATGGTCCGGCCGTCGACTTCGACAGCCTCTCCGGAGGCGAGTTTGCCGAACGCCGGCCCCTCGGGCACGCCGAGGGTCGCCGCCTTCTCTGGATCGAAGGCTCGCTCGCGGATCCGGATGTCCTCGGAACCCCGTTCGACCTCGTACTCGCGGTCGAGGAGCGCCACGAAATCGTCGAGGAGCGCCTCCCGATCGTTCGCTCCCGCGAATGCGGCGCGCTCGCCGATCTCGCTACCGTTCTCGGTGGTGTCGAAGGCGACTGTGTGGCGCTCGACCGCCCCGCGAACCGCCTCGGAATCGATCGGGCGGGCCGTTTCGAGCAGCTCGACGGGCAACGGTTCGACCGCGAACGCTTCGCCCTCGCCCTCGCCGAACCGCAACCCCTCCTCGACGGACCCGAGTTCGGATTCGAGCCGTTCTACGAGTTCGAGGTCCCGGTCGCCGACCTCGCGGAGCCACGTCTCGCCCACGACCCGATAGCCCAGTTCCTCGATAACCGATTCAAGTTCGGGCCGGTCGCCGTCGATGACCGCGAGTTCGGCCCCGCTTTGCTCGAAGGCCTGTCGGATCACGTCGGGGTCGAGCGCACCCATCGCCTCCAAACACCAGTCGGCGCCGATATGGCCGACCGCCCACGGCGTTTCCCTCACGACCCGCTCGGGTCGCGGGACGTAATGGCCCCCACCGAAGGCGACGACCTGTCGTTCCTGGTGGGCGCCTCCCTCGAGGTCGAGGACCGACCGGGCGAGCGCGCGGGCGCCCGCGTCGTCCTCCCACTGGGCCTCGTCGCTTCCCAGTTCCGCGAACAGGGAGGGGACCCCCACCGAGGTCGGCCCGTGGTGGGTACACTCCATACCGACCT
The DNA window shown above is from Halalkalicoccus jeotgali B3 and carries:
- a CDS encoding DUF7350 domain-containing protein; amino-acid sequence: MDRRDFLRVGALLGTIGTAGCLGVFETQSAWRDPPLVEDRPEAAYIPASTEEMGTYGVTEVGEYTVSLLYTFPHRFWTVTGTETNMVDVGDEDALHLMASVWETDSGIVVPADVRLTVEGESAPYTGQLWAMLAQRMGFHYGDNLAIEEGEYTARLDINPAGARGVGRLEGLFEEPRTAEIDFEYTSDDVYDLTFDLVEESRRGNRGELPLMDHEGMAHGGDGDHTHGGMARPTVPPADSFPAEVLGTGESGDATFVVASEPARFDEPTLVVSPRTPHNRTMLPLMALSATVQRGTETVFEGALESRLDTELGFHYGAPVGIDGGETIRIDIESVPQVARHDGYETAFFEMPPVEIEN
- the ftsZ gene encoding cell division protein FtsZ, producing MDSIIQDAVESDEAEQAATREDAEDGVAPEVSQSGQMTDEELRDVLEDLQTNITVVGCGGAGGNTVDRMEEEGIHGAKLVAANTDVQHLVEIEADTKILLGEQKTRGRGAGSLPQVGEEAALESQDEVNDAIQGSDMVFVTAGLGGGTGTGSAPVVAKAARESGALTIAIVTTPFTAEGEVRRTNAEAGLERLRDVADTVIVVPNDRLLDAVGKLPVRQAFKVADEVLMRSVKGITELITKPGLVNLDFADVRTVMEKGGVAMIGLGESDSESKAKDSVKSALRSPLLDVDISGANSALVNVTGGNDMSIEEAEGVVEEIYERIDPDARIIWGTSVDEELDGAMRTMIVVTGVDSPQIYGREDEGQQEQSTGQLQDIDYVE
- a CDS encoding D-aminoacyl-tRNA deacylase; translated protein: MIAIVASRADCASELIREHLLDVADWRAREDPARPDSEGGSTYHTLETETTSFELRTFEAWHLELEGVAEAFSEPDLVVFASRHSGETGPLLTAHFTGNFGPAEFGGEEGELAAAAPAAHKRLLENFREHAPDGYEVGMECTHHGPTSVGVPSLFAELGSDEAQWEDDAGARALARSVLDLEGGAHQERQVVAFGGGHYVPRPERVVRETPWAVGHIGADWCLEAMGALDPDVIRQAFEQSGAELAVIDGDRPELESVIEELGYRVVGETWLREVGDRDLELVERLESELGSVEEGLRFGEGEGEAFAVEPLPVELLETARPIDSEAVRGAVERHTVAFDTTENGSEIGERAAFAGANDREALLDDFVALLDREYEVERGSEDIRIRERAFDPEKAATLGVPEGPAFGKLASGEAVEVDGRTIEPEAVTSERVRELSYRA